The nucleotide sequence CAACTCCCGTTTCGACATCGCGGTTGAAACGTGTTGCATTTACAATACTACTTGAATCAAACAATACCATGGGCCCAGAAAAAAAAGTCATTTGGATCACCGGCGCCTCATCGGGTATCGGTGAAGCACTGGCGTACGAATTTAACAAAAAAGGGGCACACTTAATTCTTTCTTCACGCAGGCCTGAAGAACTGGAACGGGTTAAGATTGCGTGCGAGAATCCTGATGAGAGCGTTCGCATCCTGCCGCTGGACCTGGCTGATACACAGAGTCTGAACGCCAAAACTAAAGAGGCCCTTTCCATGTTCGGCTCCATCGATATGCTGATCAACAACGGGGGTATCAGTCAGCGAGCCTATGCGGTGAACACCTCCATGGAGACCGTGCGGCGAATCATGGAGGTGAACTTTTTTGGAACCATAGCTCTCACCAACGCGGTGCTGCCGCATATGATTGAGCAAAACTCCGGACATATTGTGGTTATCAGCAGCGTGATGGGCAAGATTGGCACCCGGTACCGCTCGGCCTATGCGGCATCCAAGCACGCGCTGCACGGCTGGTTCGACTGCCTCAGGCAGGAGGTGTATGAACACGATATTGACGTGAGCCTGGTATGCCCCGGCTTTGTGAAAACCAATGTCACGGTAAATGCCCTTACAGGCGACGGCGACAAATACAACAAGATGGAAAAGGCCCAGAAAAGCGCCATGCCGGCCGACGAATTTGCCAAAAAGCTGCTGCCCAAACTGGCCAAAAAGAAAGAAGAGATCTATATCGGCGGCTCTGAAATCCTGTCTGTTTACGTAAAACGCCTCTCGCCACG is from Rhodohalobacter mucosus and encodes:
- a CDS encoding SDR family oxidoreductase; its protein translation is MGPEKKVIWITGASSGIGEALAYEFNKKGAHLILSSRRPEELERVKIACENPDESVRILPLDLADTQSLNAKTKEALSMFGSIDMLINNGGISQRAYAVNTSMETVRRIMEVNFFGTIALTNAVLPHMIEQNSGHIVVISSVMGKIGTRYRSAYAASKHALHGWFDCLRQEVYEHDIDVSLVCPGFVKTNVTVNALTGDGDKYNKMEKAQKSAMPADEFAKKLLPKLAKKKEEIYIGGSEILSVYVKRLSPRLLNMILKKVQVT